CCGACGTTTTCCAAGAGTTCAAACTCGCCGAAAAGACCATCGTCAGCCACAATGTAGCCACGTACGGCATCATTCCTCCATCATGGGACTCTTTCCTTACTCACCATCAAATTCAGCTATCGCTTCAAGCTACCATATCCCAAGTCGATCCTTGGCCTCCCTATCGGCCAGCACATATCCATCGGAGCAGCCATCAAGCAGCCTGACGGCAGCGTCAAGGAAATCATACGGTCCTATACCCCTATCTCGGGCGATCACCAGCCTGGCTACTTTgatctcctcatcaaggcGTACCCAAAAGGGAACATCTCCCAGTTCGTGGCTTCACTTTCCATCGGTCAACCCATCCGGGTACGAGGTCCTAAGGGAGCCTTCACATACACCCCAAACATGGTGCGCCGGTTTGGAATGATTGCTGGGGGTACAGGCATCACGCCAATGCTCCAGATCATGACAGCCATCGTCCGAGGCCGGTCCAGTGGGGATAGGACCAAGGTAGACTTTATCTTTGCCAATGTCACGGAGCAAGACATCCTCCTAAAGGATGAACTTGACAGCCTCGCAAAGGACATGGGCATTCGCATCCGATACGTCCTTGACAAGCCTCCCCAGGGCTGGAAAGGGGGAGTTGGCTACATCACGGCCGATATGAT
This region of Fusarium falciforme chromosome 5, complete sequence genomic DNA includes:
- a CDS encoding NADH-cytochrome b5 reductase, whose protein sequence is MPVSWELDCGLPKGLALCFILPGVVAIGLSFSTEVDKSLSLLAAIVFLGGAFYLGLGPRHRTVLKPDVFQEFKLAEKTIVSHNVATYRFKLPYPKSILGLPIGQHISIGAAIKQPDGSVKEIIRSYTPISGDHQPGYFDLLIKAYPKGNISQFVASLSIGQPIRVRGPKGAFTYTPNMVRRFGMIAGGTGITPMLQIMTAIVRGRSSGDRTKVDFIFANVTEQDILLKDELDSLAKDMGIRIRYVLDKPPQGWKGGVGYITADMITKWLPAPSPDVKILLCGPPPMVGSLKKVTESLGYQKARAVSKLEDQVFSF